GTCCCGAAGGAGGGTGATTTCCCCCTCCCGGGATTGGCCGGTCAGGAGCACCTCCTGCAACAGGATTTGATATTGGGGATTATGGAGGGAGGGAACGGTGCTGAAATGGCGCCCCAGAATATCGGACAGGGAATTGAGGCCCAGGGTGCGGATAAAGGCGGGATTGATATAAGTGCAATGGCCCTGGGTGTCGTATTTGGCAATATTGTCCGGCAAATGGCGGGTCAGGCTGCGGAAGCGTTTTTCGCTTTCCCGCAATTCGTGGATGTCGATGCCGATGGCTAAAACGGAGGTGATTTCCCCCTGGGGATCGAATTCCGGGGCAAAGGTGGAACGGGCCCAGCGGATGCCGCTCTTGGCTCGATAACGATGGTCGAAGGTAATGCTCTGGCCGGTGCTGAATACGGACTGGAGGGCGTTGAGATAATGGGGAATATCCAGGGATAGGGAATCTTCCGTCAGGCGTTTGCCCACAAATCCTTCCCGGCGTTCATCGATATAGAGAAAGGTCATGGGATTGGCGTAGGTGCGGCGGAATTCCCGGTCATAGCGGATCAGGGAGCCGGGGAGATTTTCCACCAGGGAGCGGAAGGATTGTTCCTTGCTTTTCAGCCGGGATTCACTTTCTTTTTTGTCCGTGAGATTACGCACCGTGCTGAGAATAAAACGGGAGCCTTCGTAAGCGAAGACGGAGGAAGTGACTTCCACGGGAACCATCCTCCCATCCTTTGTCCGGTGCCGGGTTTCTACCGTAGGGCTGATGGCTTCGCTGGTAAACATGGCTTGGTGGATGGACTGGATTTTTTCCTTAGGCAGGTTGGCATCAATATCCTGAGGCTTGAATTGCAGTAATTCTTCCCGGCTGTAACCCAATAAATGACAGGCGGTTTGATTAACGTAAATGAACCGGCCTTCGTGTTCATTAATGAGAAATACCGCATCGGAGGACTGGTCGATGGCATGGGTTAACAAGCGGATTTGCTGATCCCGGCTTTTACGCTCGGAAATATCCCGTACCAGAGCCAGAAAAAACTCGTTGCCCTGGTAGCGAAAGCGGCTGGCGGTGACCTCTACGGGGAATAGCTGGCCGGAACGGGTCCGCAGTTCCCGGTCGTAAACGAAGTTTTTGACCGGGTTGGCCGGGTCCCAGAGCTGGTTCCACCATTCAGCGGACCATTCCGCGTCGATTTGGGACAGGGGGGTTTGGAGCAGATATGCCCGGGAATAGCCTAGGGCCCGGCAGGCTTCCTTGCTGGCATAGAAGAAGTGTTGTTGCCCTTCCTTGACCAAATAGGTGGCTTCCTCAATCTGGTCCAGGGCGTGGATCATGAGGCAGGCAGAAGGCTGCCGGGGCTTGAGTGAAAAGACTGGCGGTTTGGCCAGGGCGCAGGCGGGGCCAGTTAGAATTTCCTGGAGCCGGGGAAAGTGGGCGGCGATCCCCGGGCGATGGGCGGCCAGCTTCGCCTGCACTTCTTCCTGTATCAGGGGCAGGGGCAGATAGTCCGCTCCGCCGTTGGCAAAACAGCGTTGGCGAAAGTCAGGGGAGGTGTCCGGGCTGAGCAGAATGCAGGGGGCGGGGCGCCATTCCCGTCTTAGCTGGCGCAGCCGCTTCTGCCATTCCTCCTGGGGCCATCCTTCGATGGGAAATAGCACCAGATCGGGGGGGACGGGGGGCGGGGTGGCATGTACCGTATATCCAGCCCGGCGGAGGCTAAGGGCAATGTCCTCCAGGGGGCGGTGGGGATTGGGGACGAGAAAGAGGTTGAGGGTCATGATGGGGCTTCAGTGAAGGAGGTGGGGCGCTCGATCCGGATAACTCTCATCATGGGGGCATTAATCGGTGACCTTCCGCGACGCCGGGGGCCGTCCTGCCATAAAGAAAGGGCGGGGCGTCTGGAAAGAAGCCCAGGGGCATACGTGGATGGAATGTTCCCAAAACTTGGGATGGCGGACCCGGAGAAGGCCCGGCACAATAGGATATAAAGCCCTTGTTTGCTTACATGAATCTTTCCGCGGAAAGATTTTCATGGAGGCCCGATGGAGAGATGGTCACGGAAGAGATCGCCTCTTCAAGTTAGGGGTGGGAAGGCGTGGATGCCTTGCCTACCTCCCCTTCATCAGAATAACCCGTTATGGGATATTTTGGGGCGGGTCATTAGTCTGGAAGCATGCCGAGTTCTTTGCACAGCCCCCAATATGACATTTTCAGAAGCATGCTTATAAAAGCGCGAGAAGAAGCCGGTATTACCCAATGTGCCCTGGCTCGCCGGTTAGGTAAGCCCCAGAGCTTTGTTTCCAAATTAGAACGGGGGGAGCGGCGTCTGGATGTGCCCGAGTTTGTCCTGTTCGCCCAGGCTCTGGGGATCGATACGGAGAAGTTCCTCAACGACTTTCGTCGGGCTTTGCTGGCGGGGGGGCGCCCGTTTCCCGAAAGCGCCTAGGCGCTGCCGCTGTTGGGCCGGTCGGCACAACTCCTGGTGTTCTGACTTACTTGGTGGAATTGGTCATCCGGGCAAACTGCTCGGCAGCCTCTTCCAGCAATTTATCCAAAGACTGGCCGCTCTTGGCTGCCAGGGCAGCAAAATCCTTTTGCAGATAACCGTTTTCCCGAACTTTTTGCCGTCGGGCCAGTTCTTTTTCGACCTGGACCAATAGGCGTCTTAATTCGGGAAGGGAATATTGATTCAAATCCATATTTTCCGAGTTCGCCCAAATGGGGGGGTAAATTTCTGGGGAAATTATTTCATTAAATGGGAAAGACAAGGGAATAGATGAATCGGCTTATTGTCCATTTGTCCCATTCCCTAACCTAGCCCGCTCCTGATCCTTTTCGGGGTGGAACGATCTTTACCAAAATTTACCCAGGATGGTGGCGCTCTTGATCTATTGTCTTCGGGCGCAGGATTGATGGCGCCCTTGAGCCCCGATTCCCTAGGGGTAAGGGTGAGAAAAGAAGAGCCTGTTAATGGCGGGAAACCGTTCCCCTAAAGCCTTTCCTCCTGGAAAGGTCTTTTGCCTGTCGGCATTTATAACTGATTGTTTCTCTTGGCGGAGGCGGTGAGATTCGAACTCACGAACGGTTGCCCGTTGCCGGTTTTCAAGACCGGTGCAATCGACCACTCTGCCACACCTCCGGAGGAAGATTCGGGGCCCGATTTTAGGGTGGTTCCCGATCTTTGTGGGCAGGGATGATAGCACAAGGGAGCGGGGGCTCCGGTAAAGTCCGGCGGGGATTCCGGGGGGGCCGCTGGTTTGCAACTTTTCTGGGTGGCGGGTAGTCTATCCCTTTAGTTTTCTCACGGTTTTATAGGAGATATCCATGCTTTCCCAATATCAAATGGCCGGTGCGGCCGCACAAGACTTGGCGGTGGCGCGGAACAAGGTATTGCGCAATACCTATCTGCTGCTGGCTCTGTCCATGGTGCCCACGGTGCTGGGCGCGGTGCTGGGGGTGGCTTCCAATTTTGCCTTGCTGCCCGGGAGCCCCATCCTTTCTGTGCTGCTTTTCCTGGGGATTGCCTGGGGCCTGATGTTCGGCATTCAGCGTACCCGTAACAGCGGTATGGGGGTGGTGCTACTCCTGGCTTTCACCTTTTTCATGGGCCTGATGTTGTCCGGCATGCTGCGGGCGGCCCTGGGTTTTGCTAACGGGGGCAGCCTGATTGCCATGGCAGCCGGTGGCACCGGGGTTATTTTCATGGGCATGGCCACCATGGCCACGGTGAGCAAGCGGGATTTCAGCTTCCTCGGTAAATTCCTCTTCATCGGCTTGCTGGTGGTGATCGTAGCCAGTCTGGCCAATATCTTCTTCCAGTTGCCGGCCCTGGCCCTGACCATTTCTGCGGGCGCTGTGCTGCTTTTCTCCGCCTTCATCCTGTTTGATATCAACCGGATTGTTACGGGGGGCGAAGACAATTACATCATGGCCACCCTGTCCGTTTATCTGGACATCTACAACCTGTTTGTTCATCTGCTGAATCTGCTCATGGCCCTAGCGGGCGAGCGGGATTAAAGCTAGCTGGGCGTGTCAGGAGTTGGGGCGGCGTTTGCCGCCCCTTTTGTTTGTATGGGGTGGGAAGCCTGTCTTGGTTCCCATAGCCCCATGAAAAAGGCCGCCCCACGGTTTTGTGGGGCGGCCTTTTTTTGAAGGAGGCTGATGCGGGACGCAGGAAGAAGCACCCTTCAGTGCGGCCCGGCGCTTTATACGCCGCTGGAAAGCCCCTGGACGAGCTCGCTTTGGGCGCAGCGGGGTTTGGCCCGGGGGCTGCGCTTACGCTGGTAGCAGCCTTCCGAATCCATTTCCCAGGCCTGGACGTTGTCTGCCAGATAGGGCTTGAGGCCTTCGGAGAGCACCCGCTTTTTCAGGCGAGGGTCCAGGACCGGGAAGCAGAGTTCGATGCGCCGGAAGAAATTCCGCTCCATCCAGTCCGCGCTGGACAGGTACACCCGGTCTTCCCCTTCCGCGTGGAAGTGGAAAATCCGGTGATGTTCTAGGAAGCGGCCGATGATGGAGCGCACCCGGATGTTTTCCGATAGCCCGGGAATGCCCGGCCGCAGGGCGCAGACGCCCCGGACAATGAGGTCGATCTTGACTCCGGCCTGGGAGGCTTCGTACAGGGTGGAAATGGTTTCCGGCTCCAGCAGGGAGTTCATCTTGGCGACGATGAAGGCCTGACCACCGGCCTTGGCTACTTCCGTTTCCCGGCGGATGGCGGCGATGATGTTGGAGTGGAGGGTGAAAGGGGCCTGCCACAGGTGATGGAGGGCCTGGGCCCGGCCCAGGCCGGTGAGCTGCTTGAAGACTTCGGCCACGTCGGCACCGATCTGCTCATTACAGGTGAGTAGGCCAAAGTCCGTATACAGGCGGGCGGTGCGGGGATGGTAATTGCCTGTGCCCAGGTGTAAATAGCGGCGCAGGCAGCTGGGGGCGCCGTTTTCCCCTTCTTCCCGGCGCACCACCATGAGCATCTTGGCGTGGGTCTTGTGACCCACCACCCCATACACCACATGGGCCCCCACTTCTTCCAGCTTGGTGGCCCAGTTGATGTTGGCCTCCTCGTCAAAGCGGGCCATGAGTTCCACCACCACCGTGACTTCCTTGCCGTTCTGGGCCGCGTCGATGAGGGATTGCATCAGCACCGAGTCCGTCCCCGTGCGATACACAGTCATTTTGATGGCCACCACCTGGGGATCCGCCGCCGCTTCCCGGAGCAGTTCAATAACCGGGCCGAAGCTCTGGTAAGGATGGTGCAGAAGGATGTCGTTCTTGCGCATGCTGGAAAAGATGTCTTTATGCTTTTCCAGGGTCTTGGGCAGGCCGGGGGCGAAGGAGGGGAATTTCAAATCGGGCCGATCCACCCAGTCCGGCACCTGCATGAGGCGCACCAGATTCACCGGCCCGGCCACCCGGAAGAGGTCCGCTTCGGTGAGATTGAACTGGGCCAGGAGAAATTCGGTCATGGCCTGGGAGCAGTTGTCCGCCACTTCCAGGCGTACCGCGTCACCAAAGTGGCGCTGGGGCAGTTCCCCCTGGATTTTGGTGCGCAGGTTTTTGACTTCTTCCTCGTCTACGAACAGGTCCGAATTGCGGGTCACCCGGAACTGGTAGCAGCCCAGCACGTTCATGCCCGCGAACAGTTCCCCCACAAAGGCGTGGAGCACGGAGGAGAGGAAGACGAAGCCGTATTCGTAGCCTGCCAGCTCCTGGGGCAGGCGGATCACCCGGGGCAGTACCCGGGGCGCCTGGACAATGGCCATGCCGGAATTGCGTCCAAACGCGTCCCGGCCTTCCAGTTCCACGGCGAAATTCAGGCTCTTGTTGAGAATTCGGGGGAAGGGGTGGGAGGGGTCCAGGCCGATGGGGGTGAGGACGGGCATGACTTCCCGGAAGAAATAATCCCGAATCCATTCCCGCTGGGCATCGGTCCAGGCGGTACGGCGCAGAAAGTGGATACCGTGGGAATCCAGGGCCGGGAGAATTTCCTCGTTAAAAAGCTTGTACTGTTCCCCCACCAATTCCTGGGACACCTTGTGCACTAGGCGGTAGACCTCCTGGGGTGTCTTGCCGTCCGTACTCCGGGTATTGGAATTGAGCTTGATCTGTTCCCGCAGCCCGGCTACCCGGATTTCGAAAAATTCGTCCATGTTGGACGAGACAATGCAGATAAAGCGCAGGCGCTCCAGCAGGGGGACGGTGGGGTCCTGGGCCTGGGCTAGAACTCGGCGGTTGAAGGCCAGCAGGCCCAATTCCCGGTTGAGGAAGTTTTCCGGGGGATAACGACGATAAATATGGGAGCGATTCATGGGTGTGAAGGGCGGCGCCAGGGGCGCGG
This sequence is a window from Azospira inquinata. Protein-coding genes within it:
- a CDS encoding PAS domain S-box protein, coding for MTLNLFLVPNPHRPLEDIALSLRRAGYTVHATPPPVPPDLVLFPIEGWPQEEWQKRLRQLRREWRPAPCILLSPDTSPDFRQRCFANGGADYLPLPLIQEEVQAKLAAHRPGIAAHFPRLQEILTGPACALAKPPVFSLKPRQPSACLMIHALDQIEEATYLVKEGQQHFFYASKEACRALGYSRAYLLQTPLSQIDAEWSAEWWNQLWDPANPVKNFVYDRELRTRSGQLFPVEVTASRFRYQGNEFFLALVRDISERKSRDQQIRLLTHAIDQSSDAVFLINEHEGRFIYVNQTACHLLGYSREELLQFKPQDIDANLPKEKIQSIHQAMFTSEAISPTVETRHRTKDGRMVPVEVTSSVFAYEGSRFILSTVRNLTDKKESESRLKSKEQSFRSLVENLPGSLIRYDREFRRTYANPMTFLYIDERREGFVGKRLTEDSLSLDIPHYLNALQSVFSTGQSITFDHRYRAKSGIRWARSTFAPEFDPQGEITSVLAIGIDIHELRESEKRFRSLTRHLPDNIAKYDTQGHCTYINPAFIRTLGLNSLSDILGRHFSTVPSLHNPQYQILLQEVLLTGQSREGEITLLRDAKQRPRVHLVHIVAEHDESGRIIGALSIGRDITPLKRSEQRLQESLRLLQALATRRESAREEERKKIAREIHDELGQQLTALRMGLSTLRLEFGPQAPLLAERVSSLVALIDQSIEEVRNIAAMLRPAVLDKGVGAAFEWLTREFQKASGIHLHLELPRDYGKLADEIAVPLFRIAQESLTNITRHAQATEARLQLDIQPQCCHLSISDNGKGFNPEEKQGSFGLLGITERCQMLNGQLAIHSRPQGGTQITVTIPLSHGGPS
- a CDS encoding helix-turn-helix domain-containing protein; amino-acid sequence: MLIKAREEAGITQCALARRLGKPQSFVSKLERGERRLDVPEFVLFAQALGIDTEKFLNDFRRALLAGGRPFPESA
- a CDS encoding Bax inhibitor-1/YccA family protein; its protein translation is MLSQYQMAGAAAQDLAVARNKVLRNTYLLLALSMVPTVLGAVLGVASNFALLPGSPILSVLLFLGIAWGLMFGIQRTRNSGMGVVLLLAFTFFMGLMLSGMLRAALGFANGGSLIAMAAGGTGVIFMGMATMATVSKRDFSFLGKFLFIGLLVVIVASLANIFFQLPALALTISAGAVLLFSAFILFDINRIVTGGEDNYIMATLSVYLDIYNLFVHLLNLLMALAGERD
- the ppk1 gene encoding polyphosphate kinase 1, with the translated sequence MNRSHIYRRYPPENFLNRELGLLAFNRRVLAQAQDPTVPLLERLRFICIVSSNMDEFFEIRVAGLREQIKLNSNTRSTDGKTPQEVYRLVHKVSQELVGEQYKLFNEEILPALDSHGIHFLRRTAWTDAQREWIRDYFFREVMPVLTPIGLDPSHPFPRILNKSLNFAVELEGRDAFGRNSGMAIVQAPRVLPRVIRLPQELAGYEYGFVFLSSVLHAFVGELFAGMNVLGCYQFRVTRNSDLFVDEEEVKNLRTKIQGELPQRHFGDAVRLEVADNCSQAMTEFLLAQFNLTEADLFRVAGPVNLVRLMQVPDWVDRPDLKFPSFAPGLPKTLEKHKDIFSSMRKNDILLHHPYQSFGPVIELLREAAADPQVVAIKMTVYRTGTDSVLMQSLIDAAQNGKEVTVVVELMARFDEEANINWATKLEEVGAHVVYGVVGHKTHAKMLMVVRREEGENGAPSCLRRYLHLGTGNYHPRTARLYTDFGLLTCNEQIGADVAEVFKQLTGLGRAQALHHLWQAPFTLHSNIIAAIRRETEVAKAGGQAFIVAKMNSLLEPETISTLYEASQAGVKIDLIVRGVCALRPGIPGLSENIRVRSIIGRFLEHHRIFHFHAEGEDRVYLSSADWMERNFFRRIELCFPVLDPRLKKRVLSEGLKPYLADNVQAWEMDSEGCYQRKRSPRAKPRCAQSELVQGLSSGV